One stretch of Lachnospiraceae bacterium oral taxon 096 DNA includes these proteins:
- a CDS encoding SLC13 family permease, with amino-acid sequence MVSLLIVLAILLAIVLGYHTKINTGFFAIVFAYLIGCFAMGLKPKDVISGWPISTMFIILAVSLFYNFALVNGTLDKTARYLLYACRRFPALLPFALYFAAAVIAALGAGFFTVMAFMAPVTLLLCEDAKMDKLTGAVAVNCGALSGANFMTSGSGIIFSGLMENIGFGAQSFQFAGNIFIASVIFSILFIALFFFTTKENRHVGEGIVFEKPEPFTAVQKTNLYLILLMMIVVLIFPIFNRLFSNVKIISNINGKIDVGLVAIIFSVIALLLNLAPQNEVVAKVPWNTILMICGVGMLINVAVKAGTIDLLAAWTGANIPTWALPIAFTAIAAIMSFFSSTLGVVCPALFPIVPQIAAATGIDPVVLFACIVIGGQSSAISPFSSGGSLVLGSCATEEDRNQMFPKLLFKAVPMSVISAIIFSAVMALVL; translated from the coding sequence ATGGTAAGCTTACTTATTGTATTAGCTATTTTGTTGGCTATTGTATTGGGATATCACACAAAGATAAATACAGGATTCTTTGCCATTGTATTTGCTTATTTGATTGGGTGTTTTGCGATGGGATTAAAACCAAAAGATGTTATTTCTGGATGGCCAATCAGTACAATGTTTATTATTTTGGCCGTGTCTTTGTTTTATAATTTTGCCCTTGTCAATGGAACATTAGACAAGACAGCAAGATATCTTCTCTATGCCTGTCGACGGTTTCCAGCACTTTTGCCATTTGCACTTTATTTTGCAGCTGCAGTGATTGCAGCACTTGGTGCAGGCTTTTTTACAGTGATGGCATTTATGGCACCAGTAACTTTGCTCTTATGTGAAGATGCGAAGATGGATAAATTGACGGGGGCCGTAGCAGTCAATTGTGGAGCACTCTCTGGAGCCAATTTTATGACCAGTGGAAGTGGTATTATTTTTAGTGGGTTGATGGAGAATATAGGTTTTGGAGCACAATCTTTTCAATTTGCAGGGAATATATTCATTGCAAGTGTGATTTTTTCTATATTATTTATTGCTCTGTTTTTCTTTACAACAAAGGAAAATCGTCATGTCGGGGAAGGCATAGTATTTGAAAAACCTGAGCCATTTACGGCAGTACAGAAAACAAATTTATATTTGATTTTATTGATGATGATTGTTGTTTTGATTTTCCCGATTTTTAATCGACTTTTTTCAAATGTGAAGATTATCAGTAATATTAATGGCAAGATTGATGTTGGATTGGTTGCTATTATCTTTTCAGTTATTGCACTTTTATTGAATCTTGCACCTCAAAATGAAGTTGTAGCTAAAGTTCCATGGAATACGATTCTTATGATTTGTGGAGTGGGAATGTTGATTAATGTGGCGGTTAAGGCAGGAACCATTGATCTGCTTGCAGCGTGGACTGGTGCCAATATTCCAACTTGGGCATTGCCAATTGCATTTACTGCGATTGCTGCAATTATGAGCTTTTTTTCCAGTACTTTGGGTGTGGTTTGCCCGGCATTATTTCCTATTGTACCACAAATTGCAGCGGCCACAGGAATTGATCCTGTTGTGTTATTTGCCTGCATTGTCATTGGTGGTCAATCATCTGCGATTTCTCCATTTTCGTCTGGAGGAAGCTTGGTTTTAGGTTCTTGTGCAACGGAAGAAGATCGAAATCAAATGTTTCCAAAGTTATTGTTCAAGGCCGTTCCGATGAGTGTAATTTCTGCGATTATTTTTAGTGCAGTAATGGCTTTAGTTTTATAA
- the tnpB gene encoding IS200/IS605 family element transposase accessory protein TnpB, which translates to MLKAYRYRIYPNKEQEIQLAKTFGCCRFVYNQTLAYRKDAYEKEKKSVSKTDCNNYCNRELKKAYEWLKEVDKFALTNAIYNMDSAYQKFFKEHAGYPKFKSKHSNRKSYTTNFTNGNITVDFDRGRIKLPKLKRVKIKLHRKFSGRIKTATISKVPSGKYYVSVLVETEHSPLVKTNGQIGLDLGIKDLCITSDGKKYENPKTIKKYEKKLTKLQRQLANKTKGSRNYQKKRKQIALCHEKIANTRKDYLHKISSEIINENQVIVSENLQIKNMVKNHNLAKTISDVSWYELTRQLEYKSKWNGRNYIKIDTFYASSQLCFSCGYKNTNVKDLKVRDWMCPFCNTKHDRDINAAKNILAEGLRQVV; encoded by the coding sequence ATGTTAAAGGCATATAGATATCGGATTTATCCAAACAAAGAGCAAGAAATACAGTTAGCAAAGACATTTGGCTGTTGTCGTTTTGTATATAATCAAACCCTTGCGTACAGAAAAGATGCTTATGAAAAAGAAAAAAAGTCTGTCAGTAAGACAGATTGTAATAATTATTGCAATAGAGAGCTGAAAAAAGCTTATGAATGGCTAAAAGAAGTAGATAAATTTGCTTTAACAAATGCAATTTATAATATGGATAGTGCTTATCAAAAGTTTTTCAAAGAACATGCAGGTTATCCAAAGTTTAAGAGTAAGCACAGTAATCGTAAATCATATACAACCAATTTTACAAATGGGAATATAACTGTAGATTTTGATAGAGGAAGAATAAAGCTGCCAAAATTAAAAAGGGTAAAAATAAAATTACATAGAAAATTTTCAGGTCGGATAAAAACAGCAACTATATCTAAGGTACCAAGTGGCAAGTACTATGTGTCTGTTCTTGTAGAAACTGAACATAGTCCACTTGTAAAGACAAACGGACAAATAGGATTGGATTTAGGAATAAAAGATTTATGTATCACATCAGATGGGAAGAAATATGAAAATCCGAAGACAATTAAAAAATATGAGAAAAAGCTTACAAAATTACAAAGACAATTAGCAAATAAAACAAAGGGGAGTAGGAACTATCAGAAAAAAAGGAAACAAATAGCACTATGCCATGAGAAAATAGCTAATACAAGAAAAGATTATCTGCATAAGATTTCAAGCGAAATTATAAACGAAAACCAAGTGATAGTTTCGGAAAACTTACAGATAAAAAATATGGTGAAAAATCATAATTTAGCGAAAACTATAAGCGATGTATCGTGGTATGAGCTGACAAGACAACTGGAATATAAGTCAAAATGGAATGGTAGAAATTATATTAAGATAGATACATTTTATGCAAGTAGCCAGCTATGTTTTAGTTGTGGATATAAAAATACAAATGTAAAAGATCTAAAAGTAAGAGATTGGATGTGTCCTTTCTGCAATACAAAACACGATAGAGATATCAATGCGGCAAAAAATATATTGGCAGAAGGATTAAGACAAGTAGTATAA
- a CDS encoding YegS/Rv2252/BmrU family lipid kinase: MEKILLIFIVNPNAGRKKGSRIWKKVERFLVRRKIEYEWYMTVESGDAKKIAANLTSGISYGKKVVLVVIGGDGTINEVINGMHISDHVTLAVIPAGVSNDFARALKIRKNPIRALKNIVQSKGEVKIDYGIVSYGEGQHRRFVVSCGIGLDAAMVNIRAEKERQEQKKKHSLAYLLSAIAHIISSKTVGGCVILDDAKKMEFNHIAFVSMHIQPTECGGFRFAEKASAQDGLLSSCVMFSKKKLKLLRNLIAARMGKHLNYAGVRKYDNSDIKVLLQSPQYLHADGEVLGKFQSIEVNCVSSKIRCIM, encoded by the coding sequence ATGGAGAAAATATTGCTGATTTTTATTGTCAATCCAAATGCGGGCAGAAAAAAAGGTTCTCGTATTTGGAAAAAAGTGGAACGCTTTCTTGTGAGACGAAAAATTGAATATGAATGGTATATGACCGTGGAGTCTGGAGATGCAAAAAAGATTGCGGCAAATCTGACGAGTGGAATTAGTTATGGCAAAAAAGTGGTACTTGTCGTCATTGGTGGGGATGGAACAATCAATGAGGTGATCAATGGAATGCATATTTCTGACCATGTGACATTGGCTGTTATTCCAGCTGGAGTGAGTAATGATTTTGCAAGGGCACTTAAGATCAGAAAGAATCCGATCCGTGCACTCAAAAATATTGTGCAGAGTAAAGGTGAGGTAAAAATTGACTATGGCATTGTCAGCTATGGCGAGGGACAGCATCGAAGATTTGTTGTCAGCTGTGGCATTGGATTAGATGCCGCTATGGTCAATATTCGAGCAGAGAAGGAGAGGCAGGAGCAAAAGAAAAAACACTCACTTGCCTATCTTTTGTCTGCGATAGCACACATCATATCTAGTAAAACAGTGGGAGGCTGTGTTATACTGGACGATGCAAAGAAGATGGAATTTAATCACATTGCCTTTGTTTCTATGCATATTCAGCCTACAGAGTGCGGAGGATTTCGATTTGCAGAGAAGGCATCAGCTCAAGATGGTCTTCTTTCTTCGTGTGTGATGTTTTCAAAAAAGAAATTGAAATTATTGAGAAATCTAATTGCTGCGCGAATGGGAAAACACCTCAATTATGCCGGTGTGCGCAAATATGACAACAGTGATATCAAGGTTTTATTGCAGTCACCACAATATTTGCACGCCGATGGAGAGGTACTTGGAAAATTTCAAAGTATAGAGGTCAATTGTGTTTCAAGTAAGATAAGGTGTATAATGTAA
- a CDS encoding 2-C-methyl-D-erythritol 2,4-cyclodiphosphate synthase, whose protein sequence is MRIGHGYDVHRLVADRKLILGGVEIPHSLGLLGHSDADVLLHAISDALLGAAALGDIGQHFPDTDEKYRGISSLLLLREVSDLVNLQGLIVENIDATIVAQRPKLRPYIDMMRENIAEALGIDISQVNVKATTEEGLGISGSEEGICAYAVCLLSAVSDISYVQASGCAGCGGCKSNDF, encoded by the coding sequence ATGAGAATTGGACATGGTTATGATGTGCATCGACTGGTTGCGGATAGAAAGTTGATTCTCGGTGGAGTGGAAATTCCTCATTCACTTGGACTCTTAGGTCATTCGGATGCTGATGTACTTTTGCATGCAATTTCTGATGCACTTCTTGGAGCAGCAGCACTTGGGGATATTGGACAGCATTTTCCAGATACAGATGAGAAATACCGAGGGATTTCTTCCCTATTATTACTGCGAGAGGTTTCAGATTTGGTTAATTTGCAGGGGTTGATTGTAGAAAATATTGATGCAACAATTGTTGCACAGAGACCAAAGTTGCGTCCCTACATCGACATGATGCGGGAAAATATTGCAGAGGCACTGGGCATTGATATCTCACAAGTCAATGTCAAGGCCACAACAGAGGAAGGTCTTGGAATTAGTGGAAGTGAGGAGGGCATATGTGCATATGCGGTTTGCCTTCTCAGTGCAGTTTCTGATATTTCCTATGTACAGGCAAGTGGATGTGCAGGTTGTGGTGGCTGCAAGAGCAATGATTTTTAG
- the cysS gene encoding cysteine--tRNA ligase: MKIFNTLTRTKEEFVPIEPGKVRMYVCGPTVYNLIHIGNARPMILFDTVRRYFLHKGYEVNYVSNFTDVDDKIIRKAKEEGVDAAKISTRYIAECKKDMADMNIMPATKNPLATEEIDGMEEMIQTLIDKNNAYVSKDGTVYFRTKSFKDYGKLSHKNMDELQSGFREIKVTGEEDKEDSSDFVLWKPKKEGEPYWESPWSKGRPGWHIECSVMSKKYLGEQIDIHGGGEDLIFPHHENEIAQSESASGKSFANYWMHNAFLNIDNKKMSKSLGNFRTVRDIAKNYDLQVLRFFMLSAHYRSPLNFSAELMESSKNALERILTAVDRLNEAIEHAQNRSLTAEEEENLTRAEQYAKNFDEAMDDDFNTADAISAIFELVKLSNSTASSESARAYLEKLKEMISSLCDILGIITQRKKEDLDAEVEKLIEMRQAARKEKNFARADEIRDQLIEMGIILEDTREGVKWRRA, translated from the coding sequence TTGAAAATCTTTAATACATTGACAAGAACAAAGGAAGAGTTTGTACCAATTGAGCCGGGAAAGGTGAGAATGTATGTCTGCGGACCGACAGTTTATAATTTAATTCATATTGGAAATGCAAGACCAATGATTCTCTTTGATACAGTTCGAAGATACTTTTTGCACAAGGGATATGAGGTCAACTATGTCTCCAATTTTACTGATGTGGATGACAAGATTATTCGTAAGGCAAAGGAAGAGGGCGTTGATGCAGCAAAAATTTCTACTCGCTATATTGCAGAATGTAAGAAGGATATGGCAGATATGAATATTATGCCTGCGACCAAAAACCCATTGGCAACAGAAGAAATTGATGGTATGGAAGAGATGATTCAGACATTGATTGATAAGAACAATGCCTATGTCAGCAAGGATGGAACGGTCTATTTTAGAACAAAGAGTTTTAAGGACTATGGAAAGCTCTCTCACAAAAATATGGATGAATTGCAATCTGGTTTTCGAGAGATTAAGGTGACTGGAGAAGAGGACAAGGAAGATAGTTCGGATTTTGTTCTTTGGAAGCCCAAAAAAGAGGGAGAGCCCTATTGGGAGTCACCTTGGAGCAAGGGAAGACCAGGCTGGCATATTGAGTGTTCTGTGATGAGCAAGAAATACCTTGGAGAGCAGATTGACATTCATGGTGGAGGAGAGGATTTGATTTTCCCACATCATGAGAATGAGATTGCACAGTCGGAGTCGGCCAGTGGAAAGAGCTTTGCCAATTACTGGATGCACAATGCATTTTTAAATATTGATAACAAGAAGATGAGCAAGTCACTGGGAAACTTCCGCACAGTGCGAGATATTGCAAAGAACTATGATTTGCAGGTACTCCGCTTTTTTATGTTGAGTGCACATTACCGAAGCCCACTCAATTTCTCGGCAGAGTTAATGGAGAGTTCAAAAAATGCCCTTGAGCGTATTTTAACGGCAGTTGACCGCCTAAATGAGGCCATAGAACATGCACAAAATCGCTCATTGACAGCCGAGGAGGAGGAAAATCTGACTAGGGCAGAGCAATATGCGAAAAATTTTGACGAGGCAATGGATGACGATTTTAATACGGCCGATGCTATCAGTGCAATTTTTGAATTGGTCAAACTTTCAAATTCCACAGCTTCATCAGAAAGTGCAAGGGCATATCTTGAAAAGCTGAAAGAGATGATTTCTTCCCTCTGTGATATTTTGGGCATCATCACACAGAGAAAGAAGGAAGACTTAGATGCCGAAGTGGAGAAATTGATTGAGATGCGTCAGGCGGCAAGAAAAGAGAAAAACTTTGCACGTGCAGATGAAATTCGTGATCAACTCATTGAGATGGGAATTATTTTGGAAGACACGAGAGAGGGTGTAAAGTGGAGGAGAGCTTAA
- a CDS encoding ribonuclease III, with protein MEESLSKIVETFSLPDMDVTQLSPLVLAYIGDGVYEFIVRTYVVFQGNRQVNKMHKDSANLVKAATQAKMVKLVCDDLMAGELSVYRRGRNANSHTMAKNASMTDYRHATGFEALMGYLYLSGNFSRAVELVDLAWKKMNEVKGEVSGSE; from the coding sequence GTGGAGGAGAGCTTAAGTAAAATTGTAGAAACATTTTCTCTTCCTGACATGGATGTGACTCAGCTATCCCCACTGGTTCTTGCCTATATTGGAGATGGCGTATATGAGTTCATTGTTCGAACTTATGTGGTCTTTCAGGGAAATCGACAAGTGAATAAGATGCACAAAGACAGTGCAAACCTTGTCAAGGCGGCAACACAGGCCAAGATGGTTAAGCTTGTTTGTGATGATTTAATGGCAGGGGAGCTATCAGTGTATCGCAGGGGAAGAAATGCAAATTCACACACGATGGCCAAAAATGCGAGTATGACCGATTATCGCCATGCAACAGGATTTGAGGCGTTGATGGGATATTTATATTTGTCAGGGAATTTTTCTCGAGCTGTGGAATTAGTTGATCTGGCGTGGAAGAAAATGAATGAAGTGAAGGGAGAAGTTAGTGGTAGCGAATGA
- the rlmB gene encoding 23S rRNA (guanosine(2251)-2'-O)-methyltransferase RlmB translates to MVANENLIEGRNAIIEAFRSGRTIDKLYIQDGLKDAAVQTVLREAKKKEAQVSFVSKDRLDAMSETKKHQGMIAIAAAYAYASVEDILQVARERREDPFIFILDGIEDPYNLGAMIRTANLAGAHGVIIPKHRAVGLTASVARTSAGALNYTPVAKVTNISRTIEELRKEGLWFVCADMEGEVMYRQNLTGPIGLVIGNEGNGVSELVKKKCDFITSIPMRGNIDSLNASVATGVLAYEIVRQRMLIKK, encoded by the coding sequence GTGGTAGCGAATGAAAATCTAATTGAAGGGAGAAATGCGATTATTGAGGCATTTCGCTCTGGGAGAACCATAGATAAGCTCTACATTCAGGATGGCTTAAAGGATGCCGCTGTGCAGACAGTGCTCAGGGAAGCAAAGAAGAAAGAGGCACAAGTTTCCTTTGTGTCAAAGGATCGTCTCGATGCAATGAGTGAGACAAAGAAACATCAGGGAATGATTGCCATTGCAGCAGCCTATGCCTATGCGAGTGTGGAAGATATCTTGCAGGTGGCAAGAGAACGAAGAGAGGATCCCTTTATTTTTATTTTGGATGGAATAGAAGATCCCTATAATTTGGGGGCGATGATCCGGACAGCAAATTTGGCAGGTGCACATGGGGTGATTATTCCAAAACACAGAGCAGTTGGACTGACGGCATCGGTGGCGAGAACATCGGCAGGTGCACTCAATTACACCCCTGTGGCCAAGGTGACGAATATTTCAAGGACGATTGAGGAATTAAGAAAAGAAGGTCTTTGGTTTGTATGTGCAGATATGGAAGGGGAGGTGATGTATCGACAGAATTTGACAGGTCCAATCGGTCTTGTGATTGGCAATGAGGGAAATGGGGTGAGTGAATTGGTAAAGAAAAAATGTGACTTTATTACTTCCATCCCAATGAGAGGAAATATCGATTCGCTCAATGCTTCTGTGGCGACAGGCGTGCTTGCGTACGAGATCGTTCGCCAGAGGATGTTAATAAAGAAATAG
- a CDS encoding L-lactate dehydrogenase, giving the protein MKTDKRRVVLVGCGMVGMSYAYAMLNQNTCDELVLIDVDKKRAIGEAMDLNHGLAFSNSHMRIWAGEYMDCKDADVVVISAGVAQKPGESRRDLLKRNTIVFKSIIEPITESGFNGIFLVATNPVDIMTKITCDLSGFNPRRVLGSGTALDSARLRYLLGNYMHVDPRNVHAYVIGEHGDSEFIPWSNAMVSTKSVLSILEESNGAFNQEHLASIEEDVRTAAYRIIEAKRATYYGIGMSLNRITKAILGDECSVFTVSANLRGEYGQSGVFVGVPCIINQNGIQKILEISLTKEEKEKFDASCEALRANFEELDGKE; this is encoded by the coding sequence ATGAAGACAGATAAGAGAAGAGTTGTGCTGGTAGGTTGTGGAATGGTTGGTATGAGCTATGCTTATGCCATGTTAAATCAAAATACTTGTGATGAGCTTGTCCTCATCGATGTAGATAAGAAGAGAGCCATTGGAGAGGCCATGGATTTAAATCATGGTTTGGCGTTTTCAAATTCACATATGCGCATTTGGGCTGGCGAGTACATGGATTGCAAGGATGCAGATGTTGTGGTTATTTCGGCAGGTGTGGCTCAAAAGCCAGGTGAGTCAAGAAGAGATTTGCTAAAGAGAAATACGATTGTATTTAAGTCCATTATTGAACCAATTACAGAGAGCGGTTTTAATGGCATTTTCCTTGTGGCAACCAATCCTGTGGACATTATGACAAAGATTACTTGTGATCTCTCCGGATTTAATCCAAGAAGAGTCTTGGGATCAGGTACAGCTCTCGATTCCGCAAGACTTCGCTACCTATTAGGTAACTATATGCATGTGGATCCAAGAAATGTTCACGCTTATGTTATCGGTGAGCATGGAGATTCCGAATTTATTCCTTGGAGCAATGCGATGGTGTCGACAAAGTCGGTTCTTTCTATACTGGAGGAATCTAATGGTGCATTTAATCAGGAGCATTTGGCTAGTATTGAGGAAGATGTAAGAACGGCAGCTTATCGAATTATTGAGGCGAAGAGAGCAACCTATTATGGCATTGGAATGAGCTTGAATCGAATTACAAAGGCCATCCTTGGAGATGAGTGCTCTGTATTTACGGTGTCTGCAAATCTTCGTGGAGAATATGGACAGAGTGGTGTATTTGTCGGCGTGCCATGTATTATCAATCAAAATGGTATTCAAAAGATTTTGGAAATTTCTTTGACTAAGGAAGAAAAGGAAAAGTTTGATGCATCCTGTGAGGCATTGCGTGCAAACTTTGAGGAATTGGATGGAAAGGAATAA